From Candidatus Thermoplasmatota archaeon:
TGTTTTTTCACCGAACTAAATATGAAAAAACAAAAATGCAGCACCTGCTACTGTAAAAATGAAAAAAAGAAAAAAAAGTCCAGAGTAGAGGAGGGCTCTACTCCTTCATAACTAATCTCTCGTAGGCTATTTGTAACGCAAGTATTGCTTTTGGTATGTCGTTGACTTTTAGCGAGCCTGTCTTCTGCCACTTACCGTTCTTGTCTTTGTATGATCGCTGTATCGTGACATTCTTGAAACTGCCTCTTGTACCGCCGTCGTTTTCCCAGATAGTGACATCTATTCCGCCTACTCGCACATGTTCAGGTAGATTTTGCTTATATGCCATTCTTATCACCCCCTCCTGCTTTGCAGGAATTTTATTTTAGTAGAGTCATCAAGCTTCATCGCTGTGCTCAGCTCTTTTTGACCTTGATTTTTTCATCATCATTGTCAGGTGTGGTGGAAAATCCATCAGCGATTCTGAATCTCTCTTTTAGTTCGCCTCTTTTTCCTGCATTCCAAGACGCAATGTTGCCAAAAAAACCTGTAACGCGTGTTATCTGCGCTACATTCTTGCCGCCCTGGAGCTTGAACTTGATTAAGTCTATCGCTAAGTTATTAAGCTTGTTAAGATCAATTTTGATAGTTTCGTCCTACCGCTCCGAGTGTATGCAGAGCGCCTGCTCCTGCTCGCTGTAGTGCCAACTTAAGTTACTGGTAAAACAAATTTCGGTAGTTCCGGAATTTTAATAAGGGCTTTGGAGCCTTTAAAAGGTATTGAGACAATGATGAGGAATAGAAATATGAAAGAAATTGAGAAATTAACTTCTGGCCCAGGAAAGCTTACATGCGCTTTTAGGGTGACGAACTCATTTACAGGCTTAAGCATTTGCAAAAACTATGAATTATTTGTAGCTGAAGGAAATAATGAGAAACTCAAAATTGGTAGCCCTTACAGAATAGGTTTAAAAGAAGACTTGCCAAAGAAACTTAGATTTTATATAATCAACGATAAATTTGTATCTGGGAATTAGTATTTAAGAACTCTTTTCTGAAGCTATCAAACTCGTTTTCTTTAATAGCTTCCCTCGCTTGCGCTACGAGCCTCACTACAAAATAAAGATTATGAATTGACAGCAATCGCATAGCTAGCAATTCTTGCTCTTTAAATAAATGCCTTAGATAAGCTCTTGAGTAATTCTGGCATGTATAGCATTTGCAATTCTCCTCAAGAGCATTTAGATCGTTTGCAAAAATAGCTTTGTCAATATCATAATTTTCAT
This genomic window contains:
- a CDS encoding DNA-3-methyladenine glycosylase, whose product is MEPLKGIETMMRNRNMKEIEKLTSGPGKLTCAFRVTNSFTGLSICKNYELFVAEGNNEKLKIGSPYRIGLKEDLPKKLRFYIINDKFVSGN